From a single Adhaeribacter swui genomic region:
- a CDS encoding diacylglycerol/lipid kinase family protein, which translates to MAEKTKILFILNPKSGRTSQLNVPDLLTRYLDADRFKYQLVHTEYAGHATELARQGAQDGYQIVGAIGGDGTVNEVAQGLLDTSAVLAILPKGSGNGLARHLGIPMNLRHAIGIINEYHSSAIDTCKINGHPFFCTAGIGFDAYISSIFASNTKRGLQTYVRLVLQEFTKFKPQEAVLQLNEQQIKTKVFVVAFANATQYGNNAHIAPKADIRDGLLDVCLIRDLDFRKAINLSLGMLTKRIAAGSSAEYFTTTTINVRSEQNFKFHADGEYIGEASRFEVSINPLSLKVIHPKGR; encoded by the coding sequence ATGGCAGAAAAAACAAAGATTTTATTTATTCTTAACCCAAAGTCGGGGCGCACCAGCCAGTTAAACGTGCCGGATTTACTTACCCGTTACCTGGATGCCGACCGGTTTAAGTACCAACTGGTGCATACCGAATACGCAGGTCATGCGACGGAACTGGCCCGGCAAGGCGCCCAGGATGGTTACCAAATAGTAGGAGCCATTGGTGGCGATGGTACCGTAAACGAGGTAGCCCAGGGCTTGCTGGATACATCGGCAGTTTTAGCTATTCTGCCCAAAGGATCGGGAAACGGATTGGCCCGGCACCTGGGTATTCCTATGAACCTGCGGCATGCCATTGGAATTATCAATGAATATCATTCTTCCGCCATTGATACTTGTAAGATTAACGGGCATCCGTTTTTTTGCACGGCCGGTATTGGCTTTGATGCCTACATTAGTTCTATTTTTGCTAGTAATACCAAGCGGGGCTTGCAAACCTACGTGCGCTTGGTGCTGCAGGAATTTACTAAGTTTAAACCTCAGGAAGCCGTATTACAACTAAACGAACAACAAATAAAAACCAAGGTTTTTGTAGTGGCTTTTGCCAATGCCACGCAGTACGGCAACAATGCCCACATTGCGCCCAAGGCCGATATCCGGGACGGTTTACTGGATGTTTGTTTAATCCGCGATCTGGATTTTAGGAAAGCCATTAACTTAAGTTTGGGCATGCTTACCAAGCGCATTGCGGCGGGTAGTTCGGCGGAGTATTTTACAACGACAACCATAAACGTGCGCAGCGAGCAAAATTTTAAATTTCACGCTGATGGCGAATATATTGGTGAAGCCAGCCGTTTTGAAGTAAGTATAAATCCCTTATCGTTAAAAGTAATTCACCCGAAAGGTAGATAG
- a CDS encoding universal stress protein, translated as MKTIPLSIRKILVPVDFSELSQHAFAVALQLAQKSQAQIKLLHVVEMPLTAGYGATYASMDMNPVGAYQNYDFMLPELLEQSKQQMEKLAQVGTAAGIIIEQEVTADRIIAKLVSVVTEEQMDLVVIGSEETSGLEEFLIGSDAEEVVRHCPCPVLTVKKQHDFLQINNILFPSDFSPETRQIMPYVAFVQEFFGANLQILHVQTSDNASAAAEERTRMEAFVTENNLKKVQLLVQSNASASEGIMAAIKTSPPDLILMPTHGRTGLAHLFNKSVAESVVNHAAIPVLTFHWPVASE; from the coding sequence ATGAAAACAATCCCGCTAAGTATCCGCAAAATTCTGGTTCCCGTAGATTTTTCAGAATTATCGCAGCACGCCTTTGCCGTTGCTTTGCAGTTAGCCCAAAAAAGTCAGGCACAAATTAAATTATTGCATGTAGTAGAAATGCCTCTTACCGCCGGTTACGGCGCAACCTACGCCAGCATGGATATGAACCCCGTGGGAGCGTATCAAAATTACGATTTTATGTTGCCCGAATTGCTGGAGCAATCAAAGCAGCAAATGGAGAAACTAGCACAAGTGGGCACCGCCGCCGGAATTATTATAGAACAGGAAGTAACCGCTGACCGGATTATTGCCAAACTGGTAAGTGTAGTTACCGAAGAACAAATGGATCTGGTAGTAATCGGCTCTGAGGAAACCAGCGGGCTAGAAGAGTTTTTAATTGGTTCCGATGCCGAAGAGGTGGTGCGGCATTGCCCTTGTCCGGTGCTCACGGTTAAAAAGCAACACGATTTTTTACAAATAAATAATATTCTATTCCCCTCCGATTTTTCGCCGGAAACAAGACAAATTATGCCGTACGTGGCTTTTGTTCAGGAATTTTTTGGAGCTAACCTGCAAATTTTACACGTGCAAACCAGCGACAATGCCTCGGCCGCGGCAGAAGAAAGAACCCGGATGGAGGCTTTTGTAACCGAAAATAATTTAAAAAAAGTGCAGTTGTTGGTGCAATCCAACGCTTCGGCCAGCGAAGGAATTATGGCGGCTATAAAAACCTCGCCGCCGGATTTAATTTTAATGCCTACCCACGGCCGAACCGGTCTGGCGCATTTATTTAACAAGAGCGTTGCCGAAAGTGTGGTAAACCACGCCGCTATTCCGGTGCTCACGTTTCATTGGCCGGTTGCCTCCGAATAA
- a CDS encoding DUF4905 domain-containing protein, protein MDIPQKRFSLTFKVPIWQIRPDFEQELLAIELRDGDRLQTEFILLDVKTGQAGAPYQAPENWWVGLEDTNWRVFFLHGFADRKVGAHVGITAVSADKQQILWQHNEAVFYGLVEGGKVLAQPDKTEKAKFIALDAHSGAILENAIPREQAEAAVAAFARTRAQRGFYPVPYPVESEYFNLLSRFVLTRTGRQVAGIIDYLEVGKFLILSYYEAAPDDKWKNWLGLFAAETGVLVWEQVINDSLAGWGTSSFFVMKNTLLFITEKDTLVGYSF, encoded by the coding sequence GTGGATATCCCGCAAAAACGCTTTTCGCTCACGTTTAAAGTTCCAATCTGGCAAATCCGCCCTGATTTTGAGCAGGAACTGCTGGCCATAGAACTCCGCGACGGCGACCGTTTGCAAACGGAATTTATTTTGCTGGATGTAAAAACCGGTCAGGCCGGAGCGCCTTACCAAGCTCCGGAAAACTGGTGGGTTGGTTTAGAAGATACCAACTGGCGCGTGTTTTTTCTGCATGGTTTTGCCGATCGCAAAGTAGGGGCGCATGTGGGCATTACGGCCGTTAGTGCCGATAAGCAGCAAATTTTATGGCAACATAACGAAGCTGTTTTTTATGGTTTAGTTGAAGGCGGAAAAGTGCTGGCCCAACCCGATAAAACGGAGAAAGCAAAATTTATCGCCTTGGATGCGCACTCGGGAGCAATTCTGGAAAATGCTATTCCTAGGGAGCAAGCGGAAGCAGCCGTTGCGGCGTTTGCCCGCACCCGAGCACAGCGGGGCTTTTATCCGGTGCCTTATCCAGTAGAAAGTGAATATTTTAATTTGCTGAGCCGGTTTGTTTTAACGCGCACGGGCCGGCAGGTTGCTGGGATTATTGATTATTTAGAAGTAGGTAAGTTTTTAATTTTAAGTTATTACGAAGCTGCTCCGGACGATAAATGGAAAAATTGGCTAGGACTTTTTGCGGCGGAAACCGGGGTGCTCGTTTGGGAACAAGTAATTAATGATAGCCTGGCGGGGTGGGGAACAAGTTCTTTTTTTGTAATGAAAAATACCTTACTTTTTATTACCGAAAAAGATACCCTGGTGGGATATAGTTTTTAA
- a CDS encoding FG-GAP repeat domain-containing protein, producing MVLIYLFWNVIASLLVFFPPTPRFEAQTIDPAISIGYGLAIGDVDGDRKPDILLADQKQFVWYRNGDWKRFVLAENLTERDNVCIAAQDLDGDGKVEIAVGAQWNPGETQDTIQSGAVFYLIRPKNPTEKWEAVRLPHEPTVHRMRWVKSKDGGSYLVVVPLHGRGNKAGEGVGVKIKAYQLPANPRGSWPIFTLDQAMHLTHNLDVIPNSKTKQTDIYLAGKEGVRFLSDFKGKLSADKAQEIAGVNLPTGEVRLGNGKNNQKFLATIEPMHGTAVAVYALGQNATRQVLDENIKEGHALATADVLGLGQDQVIAGWRNPNNENKVGIKLYVPAGTTNMPWQSFWIDENTMATEDLQVQDLNADGKPDIIAAGRATKNLKIYWNKSK from the coding sequence ATGGTGCTCATTTATTTATTTTGGAATGTAATAGCAAGCTTGCTGGTTTTCTTCCCTCCTACGCCCCGCTTCGAAGCGCAAACCATCGACCCAGCCATTTCGATTGGTTATGGTTTAGCCATCGGCGACGTAGACGGCGACCGCAAGCCCGATATTTTATTAGCCGACCAAAAACAATTTGTGTGGTACCGCAACGGCGACTGGAAAAGGTTTGTACTGGCCGAAAACTTAACCGAACGCGATAATGTGTGCATTGCGGCCCAGGATTTAGATGGCGATGGTAAAGTAGAAATTGCCGTGGGCGCCCAATGGAACCCCGGCGAAACCCAGGATACTATTCAGTCCGGTGCGGTGTTTTATTTAATCCGTCCTAAAAACCCCACGGAAAAATGGGAAGCTGTACGTTTACCTCACGAGCCTACCGTACACCGCATGCGCTGGGTTAAATCAAAAGATGGCGGCTCTTATCTGGTGGTGGTTCCACTGCACGGCCGGGGCAATAAAGCCGGCGAAGGGGTTGGGGTTAAAATTAAGGCATATCAACTACCCGCTAATCCGCGTGGTTCCTGGCCCATTTTTACTTTAGACCAAGCCATGCACCTCACCCATAACCTGGATGTAATCCCGAATTCAAAAACCAAACAAACCGATATCTACCTGGCGGGCAAAGAAGGCGTTCGTTTCCTTTCTGATTTCAAAGGCAAGTTATCGGCGGATAAAGCGCAGGAAATTGCCGGCGTAAACTTACCCACCGGCGAAGTTCGATTGGGAAATGGCAAAAACAACCAGAAGTTTCTGGCTACTATTGAGCCGATGCACGGCACCGCCGTAGCGGTTTACGCCTTGGGGCAAAACGCCACCCGGCAGGTATTAGACGAAAACATAAAGGAAGGACACGCTTTAGCCACCGCTGATGTATTGGGTTTAGGCCAGGACCAGGTTATTGCGGGCTGGCGCAATCCGAATAACGAAAATAAAGTAGGCATAAAATTATACGTTCCTGCCGGTACTACTAACATGCCTTGGCAATCTTTCTGGATCGACGAAAACACCATGGCTACCGAAGATTTACAGGTTCAGGATTTAAACGCCGATGGCAAACCCGACATTATTGCGGCTGGCCGGGCAACCAAAAATTTAAAAATTTACTGGAACAAGTCGAAGTAG
- a CDS encoding TIGR02757 family protein: MQSSELYTLLEQNYQKFNQPAFIIDDPISIPHRFTQKQDIEISGLFAAILAWGQRKTIIAKCTELLQRFDNAPYDFIKNHQDTDLKALVGFKHRTFNDTDLLYLVYFLHQFYQQHDSLELAFVGPDKIKILNQKDRLEYFHNLVFALPEAPNRTRKHISTPARKSACKRINMYLRWMVRQDNHGVDFGLWQFMQPADLICPCDVHVDRVARRLGLIIRPQTDWQTAVELTLKLQEFDPQDPVKYDFALFGLGLEERYG; the protein is encoded by the coding sequence ATGCAATCGTCGGAATTATATACCTTACTCGAACAAAACTACCAAAAGTTTAACCAGCCGGCGTTTATCATCGACGATCCTATTTCTATTCCGCACCGGTTTACGCAAAAGCAAGATATAGAAATAAGTGGCTTATTTGCGGCGATTTTGGCCTGGGGTCAGCGAAAAACCATTATTGCCAAATGCACTGAACTGCTGCAACGTTTCGATAATGCCCCTTATGATTTTATTAAAAACCACCAGGATACCGACCTGAAAGCCTTAGTGGGTTTTAAACACCGGACTTTTAACGATACCGATTTATTATACCTGGTTTATTTTCTGCACCAGTTTTACCAGCAGCACGATAGCCTGGAGCTGGCCTTTGTAGGTCCGGATAAAATTAAAATCTTAAACCAGAAAGACCGGCTGGAATACTTTCATAACTTAGTTTTTGCCTTGCCCGAAGCTCCCAATCGTACCCGGAAGCATATTTCTACGCCCGCCCGGAAATCGGCTTGCAAACGCATTAACATGTATCTGCGCTGGATGGTGCGCCAGGATAACCATGGCGTGGATTTTGGCTTGTGGCAATTCATGCAACCCGCCGATTTAATTTGCCCCTGCGATGTGCACGTTGACCGGGTGGCCCGCCGCTTAGGCCTGATTATCCGTCCGCAAACCGATTGGCAAACTGCCGTGGAACTTACTTTAAAACTACAGGAATTTGACCCGCAAGATCCGGTAAAATACGATTTTGCTTTGTTCGGGCTGGGTCTGGAAGAACGTTACGGTTAA
- the kdsB gene encoding 3-deoxy-manno-octulosonate cytidylyltransferase, whose translation MDVIGIIPARYASTRFPGKPLVAIQGKTMIQRVYEQASKAKLSKVLVATDDERIMAEVQRFGGEVVLTASHHQSGTDRCFEAYTRFNVPHDFIINIQGDEPFIQPEQINLLVACFENPATQLATLVKPIETAAELFNPNSPKVVINQHQEAIYFSRQPIPYLRGAEEATWHQKHPYFKHIGIYGYRADILEQITQLASSSLEKAESLEQLRWLENGYKIATAVTYLETFGIDTPEDLEKALQVKS comes from the coding sequence ATGGATGTAATCGGCATTATTCCGGCGCGTTATGCTTCTACCCGGTTTCCGGGCAAACCGTTAGTAGCCATACAAGGCAAAACCATGATTCAACGGGTTTATGAGCAAGCCAGCAAGGCAAAACTCAGCAAGGTATTGGTGGCTACCGATGATGAACGGATTATGGCGGAAGTGCAGCGTTTTGGCGGCGAAGTGGTATTGACGGCCAGTCACCACCAAAGTGGTACCGACCGGTGTTTCGAGGCGTATACCCGGTTTAATGTGCCGCACGATTTTATCATTAACATTCAGGGCGATGAGCCGTTTATTCAACCGGAACAAATTAATTTGCTCGTGGCTTGCTTCGAGAACCCCGCTACGCAATTGGCTACCCTGGTAAAACCCATAGAAACCGCAGCAGAGCTATTTAATCCTAATTCGCCAAAAGTAGTGATTAACCAGCACCAGGAAGCGATTTATTTCAGCCGGCAACCCATACCATACTTGCGGGGCGCCGAAGAAGCTACCTGGCACCAAAAACACCCCTATTTTAAACACATTGGCATTTACGGCTACCGGGCTGATATTCTGGAACAAATTACCCAGTTGGCGTCCTCTTCCCTGGAAAAAGCCGAATCGTTGGAGCAATTGCGCTGGCTCGAAAACGGGTATAAAATTGCAACTGCCGTAACTTACCTGGAAACCTTCGGGATAGATACGCCGGAAGATTTAGAGAAAGCCTTACAGGTTAAATCTTAG
- a CDS encoding translation initiation factor produces MADKNKKGRQGVVFSTDPDFNYSYESEEQAQTLPPQQQNLKVQLDKKARAGKQVTLVTGFIGTEEDLKELGKMLKNKCGVGGTIKDQEIVIQGDFRDKILQILMQANYKVKKVGG; encoded by the coding sequence ATGGCAGATAAAAATAAGAAGGGGCGGCAAGGCGTGGTTTTTTCTACCGATCCGGATTTTAATTATTCGTACGAGTCCGAAGAACAAGCGCAAACCTTACCGCCGCAACAGCAAAATTTAAAAGTACAGCTCGATAAAAAAGCCCGCGCCGGCAAGCAAGTAACTTTAGTAACGGGTTTTATCGGTACGGAAGAAGATTTAAAAGAACTTGGCAAAATGCTGAAAAATAAATGCGGGGTTGGCGGCACCATTAAAGATCAGGAAATTGTAATTCAAGGCGATTTCCGCGACAAGATTCTGCAAATTTTAATGCAGGCCAATTACAAAGTAAAGAAAGTGGGCGGCTAA
- a CDS encoding LysM peptidoglycan-binding domain-containing protein, which yields MIKYLVTGLVLSITIFFKNTPVQAAPADSIGTVKVNGVPLIRHQVTAKETIYSVARKYGVAVAKIKQVNPDLKTLQIGQVILVPFAASFAKKEPDAHLTKTAVPKGNRVLVSSQPIGPALFDAQGNGVHQVDKQQTLFSIARQYGVSINDLKKWNNLPDNTVQNNQTLIVKPHEQTAKTNTNPEVSPVKPVKPESTAVATNPVVVARPETVRADNPVAQPEETEAAAAPRQSFSLVTESGLAELISEGKSGSKYLALHRTAPVGSFITVRNLMNNQAVSVRVIGKLPEIGTNDKVVVKVSKRAYQRLGALDKRFMVEVQYEAADKILSSNR from the coding sequence ATGATAAAGTATTTAGTAACAGGCTTGGTGCTGAGCATAACCATTTTTTTTAAAAATACGCCAGTACAGGCAGCGCCCGCTGATTCTATCGGTACAGTAAAAGTAAACGGAGTTCCATTAATCCGGCACCAGGTTACGGCCAAAGAAACTATCTATTCGGTTGCCCGCAAATACGGTGTAGCAGTAGCTAAAATCAAACAGGTTAATCCGGATTTAAAAACTTTGCAAATCGGGCAGGTAATTCTGGTGCCTTTTGCGGCTTCATTCGCTAAAAAAGAGCCGGATGCCCATTTGACCAAAACAGCGGTTCCGAAAGGAAACCGGGTGTTGGTTTCCAGCCAACCCATTGGCCCGGCTTTGTTCGATGCGCAAGGAAACGGCGTGCACCAGGTAGATAAGCAACAAACCTTATTTTCGATTGCCCGGCAATACGGCGTAAGCATAAACGACCTTAAAAAATGGAATAACCTGCCGGATAATACCGTGCAAAATAATCAAACCCTGATTGTAAAGCCCCACGAGCAAACCGCAAAAACAAATACCAATCCGGAGGTCAGTCCGGTTAAGCCGGTTAAACCCGAGTCTACGGCTGTTGCCACTAACCCCGTAGTAGTTGCCCGCCCCGAAACGGTCCGTGCCGATAACCCGGTTGCGCAACCCGAAGAAACCGAAGCCGCCGCAGCTCCCCGGCAAAGTTTTTCGCTGGTAACCGAAAGTGGGTTGGCCGAGTTAATCAGTGAGGGAAAATCCGGGAGTAAATATCTGGCTTTGCACCGTACTGCCCCCGTGGGCTCGTTTATTACTGTCCGGAATCTGATGAACAACCAGGCAGTATCAGTGCGGGTAATCGGTAAATTACCCGAAATTGGCACCAACGACAAAGTAGTGGTAAAAGTATCGAAACGGGCTTACCAGCGGTTGGGTGCCCTAGACAAAAGGTTTATGGTGGAAGTGCAATACGAAGCAGCCGATAAAATCTTGTCTTCTAACCGATAG
- the gap gene encoding type I glyceraldehyde-3-phosphate dehydrogenase encodes MSKIKVAINGFGRIGRLTFKSLLGRENVEIVGINDLTDNNTLAHLLKYDSVHGKFNGTVSADEQSLTVNGQRIEVFAERDPKNLPWGKLGVDVVLESTGRFVDDVSAGAHLTAGAKKVVISAPAKGKVATVVLGVNENILTGDETIVSNASCTTNCLAPMAKVLDDAFGIETGYITTIHAYTSDQNLHDAPHKDLRRARAAALSIIPTSTGAAKAVGLVLPHLNGKLDGIAMRVPVPTGSLTDLTAVLKSTPSKEEINAVFKKAAENEFKGILEYAEDPIVSVDIVGNTHSCIFDAELTAISGNLVKVVGWYDNEAGYSARAADLIERLADQVK; translated from the coding sequence ATGTCAAAAATAAAAGTTGCCATAAACGGATTTGGTCGGATTGGCCGTCTTACATTCAAATCGTTATTAGGAAGAGAAAACGTGGAGATTGTAGGTATCAACGACCTTACTGATAACAATACTCTTGCTCATTTATTAAAGTACGACTCTGTACACGGAAAATTTAACGGTACCGTATCGGCGGATGAGCAAAGCTTAACAGTAAACGGCCAGCGCATTGAAGTATTCGCGGAGCGCGATCCTAAAAATTTGCCTTGGGGTAAATTGGGAGTAGATGTGGTTCTGGAATCTACTGGCCGTTTCGTAGACGATGTAAGCGCAGGTGCGCACTTAACTGCTGGCGCTAAAAAAGTAGTAATCTCGGCTCCAGCTAAAGGTAAAGTAGCTACCGTAGTATTAGGTGTAAACGAAAACATCTTAACCGGCGACGAAACTATTGTTTCTAACGCTTCTTGTACTACCAACTGCTTGGCCCCAATGGCTAAAGTGCTGGACGATGCTTTTGGTATTGAAACCGGTTACATTACTACCATCCACGCTTATACTTCTGACCAGAACTTACACGATGCCCCGCACAAAGATTTAAGAAGAGCGCGCGCTGCCGCTCTTTCTATTATCCCAACTTCTACGGGTGCTGCTAAAGCCGTTGGTTTAGTATTACCGCACTTAAACGGTAAATTAGATGGTATTGCGATGCGCGTTCCGGTTCCAACTGGTTCTTTAACCGACTTAACTGCGGTTTTAAAAAGTACACCTTCCAAAGAAGAAATCAACGCTGTGTTCAAGAAAGCCGCTGAAAACGAATTTAAAGGTATCTTGGAATACGCCGAAGATCCAATCGTGTCGGTTGATATCGTAGGAAATACCCACTCTTGTATTTTCGACGCCGAATTAACTGCTATCAGCGGCAACTTAGTAAAAGTGGTTGGCTGGTACGATAACGAAGCCGGTTACTCTGCCCGCGCTGCTGACTTAATCGAAAGATTAGCTGATCAGGTAAAATAA
- a CDS encoding DPBB and LysM peptidoglycan-binding domain-containing protein, producing MRKCFLVSFFSFALVQLACAASTSVVDSVGTVVKNGKTFILHKVEPKQTLYGLARQYGVPVTAVQQANPGLTSLAVGQTVFVPGRERVTSSNTASATRPVAAAPETTLPPTTAINGVASSSGTREHQVEARQTLYAIARQYNVSPADLKKWNNLTSDNLQEGQTLLVAPPAANAATASVTTTSPAADETDAAAPVVATTRPAAKPATAAVTTRESAPVKVERTETRVSENLSRISESGLAEVMDKSEGSKYLALHKTAPVGTILQVKNTLNNQSVYVRVSGKLPEGTDNDRVIIKLSKRAYQKLAATASRFQVEVNYMP from the coding sequence ATGCGTAAATGTTTTTTAGTTTCTTTTTTCTCTTTTGCTCTGGTGCAGCTAGCATGCGCCGCCAGTACCAGTGTAGTTGATTCGGTGGGTACCGTCGTAAAAAACGGTAAAACTTTTATTCTTCATAAAGTGGAGCCCAAACAAACGCTGTATGGCCTGGCCCGGCAATACGGCGTGCCCGTAACCGCCGTGCAGCAAGCTAATCCGGGTTTAACCTCATTGGCGGTGGGGCAAACTGTTTTTGTGCCGGGCCGGGAAAGGGTTACTTCAAGCAATACAGCTTCGGCTACAAGACCAGTAGCGGCGGCCCCAGAAACCACTTTGCCCCCTACCACCGCAATAAATGGGGTTGCTAGCAGCTCCGGAACGCGCGAGCACCAGGTAGAAGCCCGGCAAACTTTATACGCCATTGCCCGTCAATACAACGTAAGCCCCGCCGATTTAAAAAAATGGAATAATTTAACTTCCGATAACTTACAGGAAGGCCAAACTTTGCTCGTAGCGCCTCCGGCAGCTAATGCGGCAACTGCTTCCGTTACTACAACAAGCCCGGCAGCCGATGAAACCGACGCTGCTGCTCCGGTGGTAGCTACTACCCGACCGGCAGCTAAACCAGCTACTGCCGCTGTAACTACCCGCGAAAGCGCACCGGTTAAAGTAGAACGTACCGAAACCCGGGTTTCAGAAAACTTAAGCCGGATTTCGGAAAGCGGTTTGGCCGAAGTAATGGATAAAAGCGAAGGCAGCAAATACCTGGCTTTGCACAAAACAGCGCCGGTAGGCACTATTCTGCAAGTAAAAAATACCCTGAATAACCAAAGTGTGTATGTGCGGGTTAGTGGTAAATTGCCCGAGGGCACCGATAACGACCGGGTAATTATTAAATTATCCAAAAGAGCTTACCAAAAACTAGCGGCTACGGCTAGCCGTTTTCAAGTAGAAGTAAATTATATGCCTTAA